ACAATGCCCAGAGTCATCGCTTCGTCGCCCTCTCAGCTCGCTGCCCGTACGGTTCGTGGCGCGGCAGTACGCATTGCTTCCTGCCACGTGGCCAAAACCGTGCGCGCAATGCCATCAGTGTCTAGGCCCAAGTGCGCGTAGAGTTCCTCGCGGGTGCCGTGGGGGACGAACTGATCGGGAAGGCCGAGGCGCACCAAGCGCACGTCGTGAAAACCGTGGTCTGCCAGCCACTCGGCCACCGCACTGCCAAAGCCACCGACCACCGTGTTGTCTTCCACCGTGACCAGCACAGAGTGATGGCTAGCCACCTGGCGAAGCATCTTCTCGTCCATCGGCTTCACGAAGCGCACGTTGACCACCGTGCAGGAGATCCCTTGCTCGGCCAGGCGCTCGGCCGCTTCACGGCAGCGATAAACCAGAGGGCCAACGCCCAACAGGGCAACATCATGACCGCTGCGCAGCCGCTCGCTGCTGCCGATGGGGATGCTCTTGTGGCCCTTGCTCAGCGGCACGCCTTCTCCTTCCCCGCGCGGGTAGCGCAGGGCAAAGGGGCCCTGGTGGTCCACTGCCGTCCAGAGCAGGTCCTTGAGCTCATTCTCGTCCTTGGGCGCTGCCACCACCAGATTGGGCACGCTGCGCAGGTAGGACAGGTCGAAGGAGCCATGGTGGGTCGGCCCGTCGTCGCCCACCAGCCCACCGCGATCCAAGGCGAAAACGACCGGCAGGTTCTGCAAGGCAATGTCGTGGATGATCTGGTCATAGGCGCGTTGCAGAAAGGTGGAATAGATGGCCACCACCGGCTTCAGTCCTTGCACCGCCAGGCCCCCGGCAAAGGTCACGGCATGTGCTTCCGCAATGCCCACATCGAAAAAGCGCTCCGGAAAGGTCTGGTGAAGGTAACAGAGGCCCGTACCCAGCTCCATTGCCGCCGTAATCCCCACCACCTCGGGGCGCTTGGCTGCTATCTCCACCAGGGTCTTGCCGAAAACTTCTGTGTAGGTGGGATTCTTGCCCGACTTGGCTGCATCGCCGGTGACCTTATTGAAGGCGCCAAGCCCGTGGAAACGGGGAGCATCCTTCTCCGCAGGCAGGTAGCCCTTCCCTTTGGTGGTGAGCACGTGGAGGAAGATGGGCCCTTTCAGTTGCCGCACTTCCCGCAGCACCCTTACCAGGAGGGCAATGTTGTGCCCATCGATGGGGCCGAAGTAACGAAATCCTAACCGTTCGAAGAGCAAGCCAGGCACGATTAGGGCCTTGAGCCCCTCTTCCATGCGCCTGACCGCCGTGCGGATATGTCCGCCCAGGTGGGAAAGCTTGCCGGTGAGCTCCCAAATGTCCCGCTTGAGCACATTGTAGGCCGGCGCGGTGATGAGCTGCGTCAGGTATTCAGCCAGTGCGCCGACGTTGCGGGAGATGGACATGCGGTTGTCATTGAGGATGACGATGAGGTCGCGCTTCAGGGCACCGGCGTTGTTCAGGCCTTCAAAGGCAAGGCCACCGCTCATGGAGCCGTCGCCAATGACGGCCACCACTGCGTAGTCGTCGCCGGCAAAATCGCGGGCGCAGGCGATTCCCAGAGCGGCGGAGATGGAGGTGCTGGCGTGCCCGGTGCCGAACACATCGTAAGGGCTCTCTTCCCGCCGGGGGAAGCCACTAATGCCGCCCCATTGGCGCAGGGTGGCAAACTGCTCTCGCCTGCCGGTGATGATCTTGTGCGGGTAGGCCTGGTGGCCCACGTCCCAGATAATCTTGTCGCGCGGCGTGTCGAAGGCGTAGTGGAGGGCAAGCGTCAGCTCAACAACCCCGAGGCTGGGCGCTAAATGGCCGCCGGTGCAGCTCACCGTGGTGATGATGAAGTCGCGCAACTCCCTCGCCAACTGCGACAACTCCGGGATGTCAAGCTGCCGAAGATCGGCGGGCGAGTTGATCTTGGGCAGGATGCGGTACGCCCCTCTCTCGTCCTGCATGGCCGTGCCGTGTTCCTGGTTAGACAAGCTCGAGTTGGAAGCCATCGTCCTTCTTGACGAGCATCTTCAGTTTGGCCTCGGCCTCTGCTAGCCGTGCCTCGCAGAACTTGGCAAGCTCCATTCCCTCCTCGAAAAGCCGCAGCGATTCTTCCAAGGAGGTATCACCGCGCTCCAAGATCTGCACAATCTCTTCCAGACGCTGCATCGCGCTTTCAAATGTCTTCTTGCCGGTCATGTTCTCCTCAGCGCCGTTCGTCTGCCCCCGCGCTGCGGGGAAAAACGCCTTTGAGCTCTGCCTCTGGCTCCACCTTGGTCACTTGGGCCGCAATCCTCCCGCGGAAGAGCTGCACGCCCACTGCTTCGCCTTCCGCGACCTGCGCACCGGTGCGCACCACCTCGCCACTGTCCAACCGGAAGCAGATGGCGTAGCCCCTGGCCAGCACCGCCTGCGGCCCCAAGGACTCCAGCCGCATGGCCAAGCCTTGCTGCCGCTGTCTGGACAAAGCCAGCAGGTGGGAAATGCTGGTCGAAAGCATGCGGGTCACGTCGTCGAGCCGCTGCTGGTGCTGGTGGACAATGTCCTCTGGCCGGCGGAAACCGTAGCTGGCGCGAACAGCGTTAAGTCGTTCCCGGCCGCGACTGAGCTGACTGGCGATGGCCTGATAGGCCCGCGCGATGTGGGCGCGCAGATTCTGCGCCAGCTGTTGACGGTCCGGAACCACCAGCTCCGCCGCAGCCGATGGCGTAGGGGCGCGTAGGTCCGCCACAAAGTCGGCAATGGTAAAGTCCACCTCGTGCCCCACGGCCGACACCACCGGAATGCGCGAGGCGTAGATGGCTCGGGCAACAATCTCTTCGTTGAAGGCCCAGAGATCCTCCAGTGAGCCACCCCCTCTGCCGACGATGATCACGTCCACCTGGCCGTACTCGTTGAACTCGGCAATGGCGCGCGCGATGTCCTCGGCGGCACCCTCGCCCTGCACCAACACCGGGCGTAGAATCAGCTCAATCCCCGGGAGCCGTCGCCTGCTGATGTTGAGAATGTCCTGGAGCGCGGCGCCCGTGGCACTGGTCACAATACCGACCCGCTCAGGAAACCGCGGAATGGGCCTTTTCCGCTCCTCGGCAAACAGCCCCTCCTGGCGGAGACGGTTCTTCAACTGCTCGAAGGCAAGCTGCAGCTCTCCCACCCCGGCGGGCTGCAGCCGCAACACGTCGAGCTGGTAGTTGCCCCTCTTCTCATACACGGTCACCCGCCCCTGGACGAGCACTTTCATGCCGTCTTCGGGGATGAAGCGCAGCCCCGCGTTGCGGCCCCGCCACATGACCGCGGCAATCTGCGCATTCTCATCCTTCAGGGAGAAGTACATGTGCCCGGACGTGTGCAGCTTGAAGTTGGAGACCTCGCCTTCGACCCACACCACAGGAATCGTGGTCTCTAGCAGCACCTTGATCTCCCGCGTCAGCTCAGACACCGTGTAAATGTACGTTTCGCCGACGCTGAGCTCGGGACTGACTTCCGGCAATTGCTCTTCTTGCACCGCGATTCTCCCCACACTACCTCAGACCACCCCAGACCAGCATCTCCCGTGGCCCCGACTCCCGCCACAGGCAAATAAGGGCCAAGCGTCTGCCTCAGCCCTCATTGCGAGCGTTGCCAGCGGCCAGGGGTGCCGTCTGCACGGCAGCTGCCGCAGCGTGCCTGTTGTGTGGACCACTGCTCTCCTCCTCTGAGGAGCCCCATGCGGGGCGCTCCTAGCGGAGTTTCTTCTTATGCCTGTTCTTCCGCAGCCGTTTCTTGCGTTTGTGGGTTGCGATCTTGTGTCGTTTCCTCTTCTTGCCGCAGGGCAAACGTGCTCACCTCCTTCACTTTGGTGACTGACTATGTGCTTTACCTAAATGTCGCTTGTCTGGTTTGGCGAAGCCGGTGCAGCGCCGTCCATCCCCGTCCCTGGCGTCTCCTGCTTTGCTCTTGGCCCTCTCGCCACCGCCTCGCGAAGCTCCTCGGCCGGGCGAAAATAGGGTGCCTTCCGCGCCGGAATTTCCACCAATTCCTTCGTCACCGGATTGCGGGCCCTCCGCGCCTGGCGATCGGCCACCAGAAAAGTGCCAAAGCCGCGCAGCGTCACGCTCTGCCCGTGTTGCAAGGCCCAAGACACCGTGGCGATGAACCCGTCTATGACCGCCAGGGTGTCCACCTTGGTCAAACCCGTCCCCTCGGCAACGATGTCGACAATCTCCTGCTTGGTCATCTGCAACCTCGCATTCCCCACTCATCCCACATGCTTGGCGCAAGCTCCGCACAGACTGGGGCAAGCTCAGCCGTTCGACTTCAGAGCGCGCTCACTTGCACGTGGCGCAATGCTTTGAGCTGCACCCGCTGCAGGACGTCGCGCTCGCAGAAGTGACGGCGCGACTGGTCCCGGCAAAACCAAACACCGAGAAGATACGCGCGGTATTGGCACTACCGCACTTGGGGCAAACCGGCGGCGAGCTATTGTCGCTGCTCCGCACCAGCTCTTCAAAGGTCACATCGCAGTCGGCGCATTTGTATTCGAAAATCGGCACTGCTTCGCTCCAGGCTCAGAAAGCCACTTTGTAGCTCAGGCGTGGCCACCGCTCCAAGGCCTCGATGAAAAGGCGCGCGTTCTGGAAGAGAAGGTCGATCAAGCGCAGGCGCCTTTCCTGCCGTACGATGCGCGGCTCGCCCTTGATGCCTGCCAGGTCCGCAGCCAGCCGCAAGGCGTCTTCAAAAGTGCCCAAGGTGTCCACCAGTCCGCTGCGCACCGCCTGCAGGCCGGTGAACACGCGTCCGTCGGCCAGGGCCAGCACTTGCGCACGCTCCATTTTGCGGCCCTCGACCACAGCATCCAAGAACTGCGCGAAAGCGTCGTCCACCCACTGTTGGAGGTAGGCGCGCTCGGCATCGGTGAGCTCGCGGTAGGGAGAACCCGTATCTTTGAACTTGCCGCTCTTGATTACCGTAAAGCCGATGCCAAGCTTGTCCAGCAGGCGACGGATGTTGGGGATCTCGGCGATCACACCAATGCTCCCGGTGGTCGTCCCCGGGTTGGCCATGATGCGCGTCGCTCCCACCGCCACATAGTAGCCGCCCGATGCCGCCACCGACCCTAAGGAGGCCACAATTACTTTGCCCGCCTCCCTGGTCTTTCTCACCTCCTCGTAGATCTCCTGCGAGGCGGCAACCCCTCCGCCCGGGCTCTCGATACGCAGGACGATGGCTTTGATGGATCCATCCCGCCGGTACTGCTTGAGCTGGCGTACCACCGGGCGGGGGTCGACGATGGTGCCGGTGAGTTCCACCACTGCCACTTTGGCCCCAAAGGATGGGAATCCCATAGCTTCGCCGCCAGCGCTGCGCAGGCTGAGCAGCGAAAGAGCCAGCAACGATAGCCCGCCCAACACCACCACCGCTGCCACGATAAGCCACACAGTGCGCTTTGCCATGCCGCCCTCACGCAAACTGCTGCCTTACTGGCAGCAGTCGTCGCTCGTCCATCTGCCGATAACGCCTTGCAAAACCGCTGCTAAGTATACTAAAAACGGCGCTAAATGTCAATCGAAAAATGGCCCCAACCGGCGGCGCGTCACTTTATTTTCCTCAGCGCCTGGGACAGGTCGTTGATCAAGTCCTCCACTGCCTCAATCCCCACCGAAAGGCGCACCAGGCCAGGCGTGATCCCGCAGGCGAGGAGGTCTTCCTCCTTGTAGGTGGAATGGGTCATGCTGGCAGGATGCTCGATCAACGTATCGCAATCACCGAGGCTCACCGCCAAGGTCATGAGCTTGACGGAGTCCATGAGTTTCTCGCCGGCAGCCCGTCCTCCCTTGAGCTCAAAAGAAACCATGCCGCCGAAGCCGGTCATCTGCTTGCGGGCCAACTCGTGCTGGGGATGAATACGCAGGCCTGGGTACCAGACTCGAGCCACCTTGGGATGAAAGCTCAGGTACTGCGCAATCCGCATGGCGTTGAACTGGTGGCGCTCCATGCGCACCGGCAGCGTCTTGAGGCCACGCACGAAGAGCCAGGCGTTGAACGGGCTCAGGCATCCTCCTAAGTCACGCAACACCTCGCCCTTGGCTCGTTTTATGAAATCCTTTGGCCCCACAATCACGCCGCCGATGGTGTCGCCGTGTCCCCCGATGTACTTGGTGGCGCTGTGGATGACGATGTCCGCTCCCAGAGAAAGCGGCCGCTGGAAGTAGGGCGTGGCAAAGGTGTTATCCACCATGAGGAGGGCGCCATGGCGGTGGGCAATCTTGGCCGCGCCCGCGATGTCGATGAGCTTCAATGTGGGGTTGGACGGCGTTTCGATAAAGACCACCCGCGTCTTTTCGTCCATGGCGGCCTCGATGTTGGCCAGCTGGCTTGCTTCAACGTCGCGCACCTCAATGCCCAGGCGCTTCATCGTCTCGCGAAAGAGCTGGTGGGTGCCGCCGTACAGAGTGTCGGAAGCGACGATGTTCTCGCCGGTGCGGACGACGGTGAGCACCGCCGTGGTAGTCGCCGCCATGCCCGAGGCAGTGGCACACGCCGCCTCGCCGCCTTCCAAGAAGGCCATCTCCCGCTCGAAGGCATCCACCGTGGGGTTCCCGATGCGCGTGTAGATGTAGCCCTCGCGCTGCCCGGCAAAGATCTCAGCCCCAGCCCTCGCACTGGGGAAGGCAAAGGTCGAGCTCTGGTAGATGGGGATGGAAACCGCGCCAGTGAGCCGATCCACGCCTCCTGACCCATGGACACACAGCGTCGCGAAACTCAGCTTGCGCATCTCCTCGGGCTTCATGACTCCTCTCCCTGATTTGACCTTGCCGGCTTGTCTTCTCGGATGCCGTGGCAAATATACGCGAGCGGCCGCAAAAAGTCAACCTCTTTCGGGAGCTTGTGCACGCAGTCAGCTGGGCACCAGCTTACCCTCGGCACAAGCCGTGCGGCCAGCATCTCCGGAGGCGACAAAAGCGAAAGGGCCGATGGTGCGCGCCGCGCTCTCCATCGGCCCTTGGTGCCCGCCGATTAGGGGACGTCAGCAGG
This portion of the Calditrichota bacterium genome encodes:
- the sppA gene encoding signal peptide peptidase SppA gives rise to the protein MAKRTVWLIVAAVVVLGGLSLLALSLLSLRSAGGEAMGFPSFGAKVAVVELTGTIVDPRPVVRQLKQYRRDGSIKAIVLRIESPGGGVAASQEIYEEVRKTREAGKVIVASLGSVAASGGYYVAVGATRIMANPGTTTGSIGVIAEIPNIRRLLDKLGIGFTVIKSGKFKDTGSPYRELTDAERAYLQQWVDDAFAQFLDAVVEGRKMERAQVLALADGRVFTGLQAVRSGLVDTLGTFEDALRLAADLAGIKGEPRIVRQERRLRLIDLLFQNARLFIEALERWPRLSYKVAF
- a CDS encoding HU family DNA-binding protein; its protein translation is MTKQEIVDIVAEGTGLTKVDTLAVIDGFIATVSWALQHGQSVTLRGFGTFLVADRQARRARNPVTKELVEIPARKAPYFRPAEELREAVARGPRAKQETPGTGMDGAAPASPNQTSDI
- the xseB gene encoding exodeoxyribonuclease VII small subunit: MTGKKTFESAMQRLEEIVQILERGDTSLEESLRLFEEGMELAKFCEARLAEAEAKLKMLVKKDDGFQLELV
- the xseA gene encoding exodeoxyribonuclease VII large subunit; this translates as MYTVSELTREIKVLLETTIPVVWVEGEVSNFKLHTSGHMYFSLKDENAQIAAVMWRGRNAGLRFIPEDGMKVLVQGRVTVYEKRGNYQLDVLRLQPAGVGELQLAFEQLKNRLRQEGLFAEERKRPIPRFPERVGIVTSATGAALQDILNISRRRLPGIELILRPVLVQGEGAAEDIARAIAEFNEYGQVDVIIVGRGGGSLEDLWAFNEEIVARAIYASRIPVVSAVGHEVDFTIADFVADLRAPTPSAAAELVVPDRQQLAQNLRAHIARAYQAIASQLSRGRERLNAVRASYGFRRPEDIVHQHQQRLDDVTRMLSTSISHLLALSRQRQQGLAMRLESLGPQAVLARGYAICFRLDSGEVVRTGAQVAEGEAVGVQLFRGRIAAQVTKVEPEAELKGVFPRSAGADERR
- a CDS encoding 1-deoxy-D-xylulose-5-phosphate synthase, whose protein sequence is MQDERGAYRILPKINSPADLRQLDIPELSQLARELRDFIITTVSCTGGHLAPSLGVVELTLALHYAFDTPRDKIIWDVGHQAYPHKIITGRREQFATLRQWGGISGFPRREESPYDVFGTGHASTSISAALGIACARDFAGDDYAVVAVIGDGSMSGGLAFEGLNNAGALKRDLIVILNDNRMSISRNVGALAEYLTQLITAPAYNVLKRDIWELTGKLSHLGGHIRTAVRRMEEGLKALIVPGLLFERLGFRYFGPIDGHNIALLVRVLREVRQLKGPIFLHVLTTKGKGYLPAEKDAPRFHGLGAFNKVTGDAAKSGKNPTYTEVFGKTLVEIAAKRPEVVGITAAMELGTGLCYLHQTFPERFFDVGIAEAHAVTFAGGLAVQGLKPVVAIYSTFLQRAYDQIIHDIALQNLPVVFALDRGGLVGDDGPTHHGSFDLSYLRSVPNLVVAAPKDENELKDLLWTAVDHQGPFALRYPRGEGEGVPLSKGHKSIPIGSSERLRSGHDVALLGVGPLVYRCREAAERLAEQGISCTVVNVRFVKPMDEKMLRQVASHHSVLVTVEDNTVVGGFGSAVAEWLADHGFHDVRLVRLGLPDQFVPHGTREELYAHLGLDTDGIARTVLATWQEAMRTAAPRTVRAAS
- a CDS encoding aminotransferase class I/II-fold pyridoxal phosphate-dependent enzyme codes for the protein MKPEEMRKLSFATLCVHGSGGVDRLTGAVSIPIYQSSTFAFPSARAGAEIFAGQREGYIYTRIGNPTVDAFEREMAFLEGGEAACATASGMAATTTAVLTVVRTGENIVASDTLYGGTHQLFRETMKRLGIEVRDVEASQLANIEAAMDEKTRVVFIETPSNPTLKLIDIAGAAKIAHRHGALLMVDNTFATPYFQRPLSLGADIVIHSATKYIGGHGDTIGGVIVGPKDFIKRAKGEVLRDLGGCLSPFNAWLFVRGLKTLPVRMERHQFNAMRIAQYLSFHPKVARVWYPGLRIHPQHELARKQMTGFGGMVSFELKGGRAAGEKLMDSVKLMTLAVSLGDCDTLIEHPASMTHSTYKEEDLLACGITPGLVRLSVGIEAVEDLINDLSQALRKIK
- a CDS encoding zinc ribbon domain-containing protein; the protein is MPIFEYKCADCDVTFEELVRSSDNSSPPVCPKCGSANTARIFSVFGFAGTSRAVTSASATSCSGCSSKHCATCK